A window of Candidatus Neomarinimicrobiota bacterium genomic DNA:
AACTCTTAATATGAGCTCTTCGAGATCACTGTTGGTCGAATCTTCCTTTTCATCAACCCGTAAAAGTAATAATGACAGATCAATCGTATCGCCAAGAGTTTTTTTGAAAATGACAGCCAAGTTGTTTGCCGTAAATTCTTTAATATCACCAACATTCATAGGTACAGTCGGTTGAATTGAGGTTGTATCCGGCCGCTCTTGTTTAATGCAGCCGGATACGATAATTATGGTAAATATGAGAGCTAATTTAGAAAAACTTTTCATCGGTATCAAATTTACTCCATCAATATCGGCTTAACAATAAATTAAATAAATTAATTTCTATTTTTTTACCATATCTATTTAAATTGTCATAAAATAGTGCGAACAGAAAAATTAATAAGTTTGCACCATTGCAATATATAGATATACCCTATTTTACATCACAATATATGGCATAGGTGCTACAAATAATCTTATACGTTTGACTCTATATCAATTATTCTTCCGATTTTTTCTTGACTTCGCATTTCATCTCCTAATATATTGCAGATAGCAAGAAATTATTGCTATTGTTTTACCACTTTGAGGATCAATATGAGTAACGACAAGTACACTGCCAAGCTGCGTGGAGCTTTTTTCACCACACTTATTCTAACCCTGTTTTTATCGGCCTGCGGCGCTCTTTCACCATTTGGAACAAGTGGCGACGATAAGGGCGATGGTCAGGATGTAACCCCTCTTTTCCGATCAGCCGTTAGCAGCAAGAACGAACAGCCAACACCTCAACAACAACAAACAGCTTCCGCACAGCAGAGTACCGCAACTCGATCTTCGTCAGGCGGTTTAGTGACTCAGCGTGTCGGCACAAGCATTTCTAATCAGGATATATCAGAAGTACGTTTTGAAATTAAGAGATTGCAGGCTGAAATAGCCCATCTTAATTCAGAGATTACTAATCTGAATAATCGTTCTGAAATGTGGCGTGACCCGCAAAGCATTTTTAATAAGAAAATTGTGCTTACAAATGGAACTATCTTTTTTGGTAACGTTGTTTATCAGGATCAAAAATTTGTAAAAATTGAGACCTTGATCGGCAGTTTGGTATTGCAACGAAATTCTATTAGTCGAATATTGGAAAATACATCTGGCTTTGATATACAAAGCCTTTACGAGCCTCAGCCAACGCTTCTTTCTAAACAACCCACTGCCGCGAGAGATAATCAAAGCAGATTTGCTCCTTCAGCTACAGAGCGGGGACTTGCAAATGTTGTGATTGAAAGTCCCATTAAGGAAAAGAAAGACAAGAGCGGAAATACGATTTTTAACGGCGTGTTGAAAAACACCGGTAACAAGCGCGCTGATTTTGTAAAAATAAATTTTATTATCAGAAAAGATTGGTCAGGTAACACCGAAACTTATACCACTTTTGTAAACGGCGCCCAATTTACTTTTGCCAGTGGAGTTAGTACGGATACCACTCTTCCGGCAGGGGCGACGGGGGCGTTTGAGATATATATACCACGTTCGATAGGCCCATTCATCGGGTACTCTTATTCCATAGATTGGGAAGAGTATGAATAAATTTTCTCTCACGGCATCAATAATAGCGTCACTGTTCATCGGTTGTGGAGGCTCTGCTTCAAGCGGTAGCCTTTCAACCGAGATCGGAAACGATGCCGTAACGCATAATATTGAGCTTATGGACTTAAGGTCGTCAGTTATTATCCTTCAATCTGAAATTATAGACCTGAAAGAAAGCCTGAAGCTCGCCACAGATATAAATGACCGCCTGAACACACAGATTGAAGAGAAAAATGCGAGATTAAAAGCTATTGAAGGATATCCGAGTTCAAGCAAAGCGTCTGTCATAAAGAAAAACGATAGTCGAGCAGTTGTTATGCAATTTGATGAAACCGACACTGTTGAAAAAATGTACAAAACCGCTATATCATCTTATTTTGACGGCGAATATAAAAATGCAATCAAATACTTCGAAAAACTAATTTCTGTGGATGATTCACACGATTTGTCTGATAATGCCCAGTATTGGATAGGCGAATCATATTTTGCACTCGGGCATTACGAAGATGCCATGGGCACTTTCGAGATTGTCTTAACATATCCACAGAGCAACAAAAATGATTATGCGCAATTTAAAATCGGACTTTGCCTATTGAAATTGAATAAACGCAATCAGGCAAATGCAGCTTTTCAGTCTTTTCTGGACAGTTACCCGGAAAGTGAACTTGTGAGCAGAGTAGAGACGCTCAAAATCAGGATACAATAGATGCGGCTTCTTCAATTAGCGCTCGTAGTAACCATTTTAATTATTGCCGGCTGTGGCGGTTCACGAACCAACAGCAATTCGAACGAAAGCAGACCTTACGCATTCGTTAAACCTGCTATTGATGAGACTTCCATAGATACAGACAAGGGCGGAAATGAAGGCTCCATCACTGAGGAAGAGGAATTCAAACCACACCCGCTGATACCTCTCGAAAGCCCGGTAAACAAAAATCTCCGAAAAGATGATCCCTTGTTAAATGGCGGCTTTTTGTATGATCTCGGACTTGAAATCGAACCGATAGGGGGAAGTACGAATAATATTGTTGTTGATCCAATGCTCGAAAGCATTCGGCAAGACCTTATGATTAAGTGGGGAATGGACGAACGCGGAACTTCCACCCAAAAGATTATGAGCTCGGCCGTTCCGGACATACATCTGCGAATTTCGAATCTTGAAAACAGTATGAAGGGCGATCTTGCAGCGCTAAGAAGCGAGAATTTGCTGCTGCTCAGTAAATTGCAGGAACTGGAAAAAAGGATTGTTTCCAAACCAAAAGTTAAGAAAAAAACTTCGAAAAAAGCAGTATCGCGAAAAATAATAAAACCGATAGTTAAGACAGCTTCAAAAACAATCAAACCGAAGATCAAGAAATCGTACAAGGTTAGATATGATAACGCACTTTCTGACTATCGGAAAAGAAGGTTTGCTTCCGCTATTAAGAAATTCAACGCACTTTTAGCTGAGAATAACAATAACAATTTATCCGACAATGCCCAATATTGGATAGGAGAATGTTATTATCATATGAAGCTTTATTCCAAGGCCGCAACTGGATTTGGAAATGTACTTAACTACAAGAATTCTAATAAAATAGACTCTGCCATTCTTATGAGGGGAAAGGCTTATAAACATTTAGGTCGAAAATCCGATGCTATCGCTCAGTTTCGGACGCTTGTTACTAACTATCCCAGAAGTTCTTATACCAAGCGAGCAAGGGAACTTATTTCAGACCTGGAAAGAATCTAACCCGATTATCTGCTTATGAAAATAACTGTTATCAAAATATTTTTAGCAACTTCGTTCTCACTTTTACTAACAGTGCAGAATATCAGTGGTCAGGCTCGAGTTGGTTTTTCAACAATAGGCGATATGATCAATATTCCTACTACAAGCCATATTATAGGTCCTGATTTTTTACGGTTCGGATTTGGTGTGGAGTTGAACAATTTCTCTCCATTTCAATCAAGTCAGGGAATATATTTTGATTTTGAACCCTCTTCAAAATATCGCTTTGGTATTACCGCCTTAAAGGGGTTTTTGCCGGAAAGTACACTTGTCGCTCCGAATCCGGTTGACCCCGCGCCGGAGTTTGGGTTTTCTTTTCAAAGAAATATTTTTACGTATGAAAATATGTCAGTAGCGGCAGGGGTAACGAATATTATTTTTACAGAATCTACCGACTCTTTACAGCGACAGGTTCTCTCTTCTGAGATAGGCGCATTTTCTTTTTATGGTATTGTGAGCAGAGAACAGGAATTTGAACTCTATCGCTTAAGATGGTCTATCGGTATAGGAACAGATCGATTTGCAGCCGATGTGTCAACAGGATCGTCATCAGCTATTGGAATTTTTGCCGGATTTGACCTCAGAACCACCCTTCTTCCTCAAATAGGCGGATTACGTATTCTCGGTGAATACGACGGTAAGGGAATGAACATTGGAACAAGACTGCCGCTTACGCGCGACTATACCGTAAACTTTGCAATTACGCAGATAGAAAAAATATTGAAATTCGGGAAAACAACCGGCAAAGACTTTCCCGGAATTTCTATGGGACTATCCATAAATTTTCCAAGAAAAATTCCCGAAGAAATTATAGAACGGCCAATAGGCTTACCGTATGCCGAAAGAACCACACTTCCGCCGGGCGTTACCGGCGCACCCGGACTTCTGGTTCCATCAGGCTATATGTCTGATGAAGAAATTCAGGATCTTCGCGATTCGCTAAACTTTGCCGCTCAACAGATTGAGACACTTGACGATCTCGCAATGATGTTGAGACAGCGTGTTTCTGTTCTTCAAGATTCAGTCCAAATTGTTAAGACAGAGCGGTTTGCGCTTGAGCAGAATATAAATGCCGCATTAAAGCATCTTTCGCGTTCTTTGAGATATTTTTACGCCACGCAATATAGGTCGGCGCTTGAGGAGGTTGAAACAGCAATCGAGTTCAATCCGAATCTCGCATTAGCTTATGCTCGCAGGGGATCAATATTTTATAAATTAGGTGATACGGAACGAGCAGTAATGAATTGGAATGTAGCGCTTCAGCTTGACCCTGAATATGACGACATCAGGAACATTCTGAGAGCAATGGGCGAAAATCGTTTAAGGGTAACTTCTTTCAGGAGGTAACAGGATAAAAGTATGGATATTGCATCATTAGTCGGAATGCTTGCCGGAATCGGCATTATTTTTCACGCTCTTTCCACAGGCGCAGCACCACTTATATCGTTCTACAATCTACCAAGCATAGAAATTGTTCTCGGTGGAACCATAGCTGCTACACTACTCTCTTTCCCAATTAAGGAAGTTTTAAGAGTCGCATCTGTAGCATTGATAATATTTAAAAAGGGCGGGATGGAGACTTTAGGACCATTTGTTAATGAAACGGTCGATCTGTCACGAGTAGCCAGGCTCGGCGTTACCGAGCTTGAGAAAGAAAAAGAATCTATTAGCAATCCTTTTTTGAGAGACGGGGTTCAGATGATTATTGATGGATATACCGAACTTGAGATCAGGGAAATTATGGAATCGCGTATCGAAAACAGAGAGATACGTGAAAAATGGGAAGAAAACGTTTTAAGAACGATGGCAAAATTTGCTCCCGGATTCGGTATGATGGGAACCCTCATAGGTCTGATAGGTATGCTTGTTTCAATGGGCGCGTCTTCAGACCCCTCAAAAACTATCGGGCCGAATATGGCAGTAGCGCTTGTAACAACTTTTTATGGTGTTCTTTTGGCAAACCTGCTGCTTGTTCCAATGGCTGAAAAGTTTAAATCACGCATCGAACAACAGACTGTGATGCAGAATATGCTGATAGAAGGAGTTTCAATGTTGTATCAGAAAAAACACCCCCTTGTTGTGCGCGAGAAACTCAACTCCTTCCTTCCCCCCAGCGAATGGGAAAGCGATAGTGATGGTGGTGGAGAAAAATAATAACTGTGAGATCATTTAAGAATGCCTGAAAACGATAATATAAATCAAGAGCTCATTCTTCGGAAGAAAAAGAAAAAGATACCTCCTGCTGACCAAACGGAACAGTGGCTCCTCACTTATGGAGATATGGTCACATTGATGATGACGTTTTTCATACTGCTCTTTTCAATGTCTACGATAGATCCCGTTAAAATAAGAGCCTTTGCCGATTCTCTGTCAGAAACGATCGGACATTCGAAAATTGAAAGAGATGAGATTGATCTAGCTGCTATTATGAAAAAAGTTGTAGATATTGTAGTCGAGCAGAATATGCAGGATAACGTTTCTGTTCGCTCTGATGCCAGAGGTGTTACTATAGATTTCAAGGGTGACGTAGCCTTCAAAACAGGCTCGGCTGATCTTTCGGCTGCTGCCAAATCGTTATTGGACAAGCTTGCTCCGGAAATAAACTCTGCGCTGCATGCTACGCCGCCATTTCCAATCGCCATTGAAGGTCACACGGACAATGTACCGCTCAGAAAGGGTGGAGCATTCCCATCTAATTGGGAGCTTTCAACGGCCAGAGCAAGCGCTACAGTAAGATATCTTCTTGAGCAGGGTGGAGTTGATGCGCCCCCGGGGAAACTTTCAGCAATCGGTTATGGCGATACATGGCCCAAAGATACGAACAGCACCCCTGAGGGAAGGGCATCAAACAGAAGAATTGAAATACTATTTTTAACTATCGGTTAACAGTCCGGAGATATTTTAAAATGAAGAAAAATCAATTATTAAAAACATTCGCAATATGGTTTACAGTCAGTGTACTGCCACTATCCATAGCGCTTTCACAAAATTCGCAATCGCAACTGGCTCAGAAGATAATGCTCGAAAATCATTTGCGAACTCGGGCTGAATCTGCATTAAAACATGCTTTAGGCAAGGTAAGATTTTTCGTTAACGTAAATGCTGAAATTAATATTATTCCGGCGCAACGCTCCCAACAGATATGGGAACCGGGTAAAGAAGCGAAAGATACGAATATATCCAGGTCGGGCTTGTCGCCCGAAAATCTGCCGGCAGGAGTATTGCCAAGCGATCTTCTCCTTCCACCGACTCAATCATTTTCTCCGGTATTACCGGGATTCCCGGAGATCCAATCTGCGGAAAGCGAAACTCCTGAAGTTGAATCTCCGGCAAGGCCGCTTGAAACAATTCCCGAGGAACCGTCTAACACAATTGCGGACATGCCTAAAGACGAGGCGGGTTCTACTCTTGTAAGCTATTCTATCGAAAGAACTGTAATGGCGATTCCTGAAATTGTTAAGCTTGATGTTACTGTGATGTTTGAAGACGGTGTAGATAAAAAAGTTTTGGATGCCGTCAGACCGATAGTTGAAGTCGCAACCGGATTGGACTATCAAAGAGGGGATAAATTGAATATTGTCACCACCTCTTTCCTTCAGGGAGAAGCTATCGCCCAGTTGACAGCTGAGGGTGCATTATCAGATACCGATTTCGCGACTATTGAAGAAAGCCTCGCAGCAAGAATGCTGGAGTTGGAGGCAAAACAGAATGATGCCGAAAATCGTATTCTTTACTATCTTGGAGGCGGCTTACTTTTCTTGCTTCTTCTGGCATTTTTAATTATTCGTTACATACGGCGCAATAATACTGAATTAGCGGATACTGGATACAATTTCGAAAATGTCGTCTCGGGAACTCCGGCAGAAATTAGTTCTGCGCAGGCGGATGCTAAATTAGCCAGAGAATCCGATTCTAATCGAATGCGCGCGACAGCATTGGAAAGAGAGATGCATAAAGCAGAGCTGAAAAACACACGACAAGCTATTATTACACTTAGTATAGGAAAGCCTGATACGGCTACAAAAATATTGAATGATTGGATAAGCTCAACCAGTGAGAGCACAGAGGAGATATAATGGCTGAAGAGACTATACTTTCCGGTCTTGAAAAAGCAGCAATACTGTTCAGGGTTCTGGGACCGAATTTAGCCCGACCGTTATTTAAATCATTAAGCGAGACCAATATAATGAAAATTCGCTCAAAAATGAACGAGCTCTCTGATGTTACCTTTGATATGAAAAAGCAAGTTATGGAAGAGTTTTACTTTAATTTCATGTCTGAAAAGATGGTTAGTGGAAAGGAGAGTCTATCAAACCCATTTGCGTTCCTGAATGATCTTGTAGATGAGCAGGTCCTACTGTTGCTTAAAGAGGAAACATCTCGAATTTCAGCGATCGCGCTTGCTCAGCTGCCAACCGAAAGAGTGGCAAGAATTGTAACACGTTTTGAGCCGGAATTGCAGAGTAAAGTAATGATTGAAATGGGTCATTTAGTGGATATTCCATTAGAGGGTGTTGAAAACATCGCAAGCGACCTCGCCGAAAAAGCTCTCGGGTTGCCGAAATTTCACAACCTTTCCACAGGTGGCAGCGAATCACTTTCTGATCTTCTTGATCATCTTGATGTTTCAAATGAGAAACAGATTCTTGATATGCTTTCTAAAGAAGACCCGCAGCTCGCAAAGGAAGTCAGAAAATCTCATTTTACATTTGAAGATTTAATGCTTATCCCCGACAATCTAATGCGCGAACTGTTGCGAAGTATAGAAACAACGGATATAGCGATGGCTCTCAAGGGACAGACACAAGAATTTAGGGACAAACTATATAACAACCTTCCGGAACGCGCTCAGATTATCCTTGAGGATGAAATCAGGCTGGTTGAGGGACCCCAGCCACGCAGGAAAGTTCAAAATGCGCAGAAGTCTATTGTGGACCAGGTTAAAGAATTACAAAAAGAAGGTAAGATCAACATGGCAGATATTTTAGAATCCGACATGATTGAATAATAAGTTTTAAGATTTTCTCTAAGGATGGGATCCTCAAAGGAAAAGCCCTCCCGCGTGTACTTGGCGGGGGGGCTTTGGGTATTAATTAGGGCTATATTCTAATTACCGATAGCGCTGTTAAACGCTGCAAATGCCTCATCAATGCGCGTATAAACTCCGTCAGAATGAGCGCCGGTATAAGTAGCAGACACAAAAGTTATGCCCAATGAAGTTAACAGCTCGACGAATTTATTATGTTGAGCGATTATACCGAATCCGACAATGTCATCGGTCGGATCAAAGTCGTCATTTATACCAGTATCGAAGTAGATATTCAGAGCACTGAAGTCGGCAACCTGCTGGGCGCCAAATGCAGGATATAATAGAGAACCGCCCTGTGCCAACATCGTATAGACATCCTGTAGCTGCCATAAACCAAATATATCTGGCTTGAGAGTTGCCACACCGTCGGCATCAAACACGACTGGAAGATCAGCCCCGAGCCAGATATCATCTGTCGGATCAGATGGGGTACCCAAATCGCTGAGAAGGGATATGGGATACTGAAAATTATCCGTTGGGTCGGGATCAAGACTGGCGGCCAACAATAAATTGTCGAAGGTAAGAAAACTTCCGTAGTGCGGAGAGAACGATGATGCCATCCCAAACAGTGTCAGCGTTATCGGATTCGCCGCCCTGTCAGCTGCCGCAGCGGCTAAATCAAGCACAGGCGAATTGGGCGCACTCGCCATTTTTTCAGCGGCTATCCTTTCAAGCAACCTGCTGTCGGGAGCTTCAAAAAGCTGAGCCAATGCGAGCGGGCCCGAATGAGACGCTACAGATACGAACATCTCTGGATGTAATAGAGCCAATTTCATTGCTCCGTAACCGCCCATGGAATTCCCCATTATACCGCGTTTTGTCACATCGATATTATAGGTCGCCTCAGCAGTCGGCATTAAAACTGCCGTTATCAATGCTTCGTACGCGCCAAAACCAAATGCGGGATTAAATGCCGGATTTCTTGTAAGATCGTGATCGAATGAATTGGTATAGAATCCACCACCAAGAGGATTTGAGGCGCTTGGCATTACTACTATAGTGGGTTCGAGAACTCCCTCATCAATCATTCTGTCAAGAATCTGCGCTAAATCAAAACCGGTAGGCCATGATTCGTTATCGCCACCAACACCGTGCAGCTGATAGACTACCGGATAACCTGCCGCTCTTGTGGCATCATAATTCGGAGGCAAATATACCTTTGCCACCCTGTCTTCCCCGATAACAGCCGTACTTGCAATATCAAGATTTACAATTGTTCCGGCATTCGGTAAGGTCGTTTCAAAGGGCGTAGTGGGTTCATCTTCGCCACATCCGGTAATTGTTATCCCTATAATGAACAGCAAACTAAATTGAATATGTTTCATTTTCAACTCCTATACATAGTTAAAACGAATATGCAAGACCGGCAACAAGTGCCGATTCCTCTAAACTCCAGTTTCCCGGCAAATTCGTTTGATCGGTCGGGTCTCCGTTAAAAAGCGATACTTTATTAATTGTTCTATCATCAACAAACATGGTTTGAGCCGCAAGGTCAATTGTTATTTTACCCATATTAAGACCAAGTCCTACAAAAACGGAGTTCTTTGTGCCTATATCCGGAATAAAAGCGCCGAGTGTCTCGTCTGGTATGGGGGAACCATCGGAAGTAAACCCGAGGCGCAAGAACGTCAGCCTGTCATCGCTGTCCATAATTAAATATTCCAAACCGATTGAATATTTATTTACATCGTCCCAATGTTCCACAAGAGTAGTTACATCATTAACTCCGTCACCATCAAAATCTTTGTTAATGTTAATTGGAATCTCATCCCATGCAGACCATTGTGTGAACATAAAATCCGCCGCTATCAATAATTTTTCGTTAACTTGATATCCTATTCCAACGCCGATTTCCAGGGGCAGCGGGACTGTTGTGGTTGCAGCATTTGAGGTGTTTACCAATGTTGCTCCCGAATACACGCCTGCTGCAGCCGTATATAGGGCTTTTGTAGCATCATCAAGACTTGGATCGGCAAGTAACCCGCTGATAAATTCAAATTTATCTTTGTTAAAGGGGAAATATGTGGTTGCGGTAACCTCTCCGTCAACGTCAATATCAGTAAAATACTGAACATCAACGCCTATTGACAGCTGTTCCGATGCCTCAAGCATTACGCCAAAATTTAAACCGAATCCTGTGCCTGTTCCATCCAAAATCGTATCAGTTATCAGATATGGATATTGATAGGTGCCAAAGGGTGTTCCCAGCGTTGGATTATTACTGAATGAGGGCTGGCGGAAGCTTAACTTATTTGCGATGGTATATATAAATCCAACCCCTACCGATAGTTGCTCTGAAAATTCATATGCGACAGTAGGTTGAATTGCCAGAATGGCAATATCACTCTCCGTATCAAATTTAGGATATTGAGATGAAAAGGAATTACCGTAATTATTGACTTGTTCCAGATTGAAGAGGTCCCAATTTGTTCCTAAGCCGAACGGGATCGAAAATGATAATCCATAGGCAATGTTTGAACCTTCAGAATGGTAGCCGAATGCAAATGACGGTATCAAGTGAGTTTTTTTCGTTAATGATGTTTCACCGATAGTATAGCCATTGTTCAGACCATACAACCCCCCGTCAGCCGGATTTGGGTTAAATACGTCCGGTGTAAGATTCTTCGGTGTAATGGTCGCTAACGGCCTGACTCCAACCGCCCCAAACCCCAATTGAAATCCATTTAATCTGGTCATACCGGCAGGGTTCCAATATGCGGCGCTGAAATCATTTGCAACTCCCCTAAACGCGCCTCCAAGTGAAAATGCTCTTGCTCCCACAAGTTTCAAACCCAATCCGCTCGCACTCAACTTTGTAGCCGGTACAATTAGAAGAAGGATTATTATACTAAATCTAATTTTTTGTTTTATCATTATTATCCTCTTTTATAATAGTTAGGTCTGTTTAGTTAAGCATCATGCCCCTCTGCCCATAAATAGTAAATTATCTACAAGATAAATTTATGACTTCTCATGAT
This region includes:
- a CDS encoding tetratricopeptide repeat protein; the encoded protein is MNKFSLTASIIASLFIGCGGSASSGSLSTEIGNDAVTHNIELMDLRSSVIILQSEIIDLKESLKLATDINDRLNTQIEEKNARLKAIEGYPSSSKASVIKKNDSRAVVMQFDETDTVEKMYKTAISSYFDGEYKNAIKYFEKLISVDDSHDLSDNAQYWIGESYFALGHYEDAMGTFEIVLTYPQSNKNDYAQFKIGLCLLKLNKRNQANAAFQSFLDSYPESELVSRVETLKIRIQ
- a CDS encoding tetratricopeptide repeat protein, which produces MRLLQLALVVTILIIAGCGGSRTNSNSNESRPYAFVKPAIDETSIDTDKGGNEGSITEEEEFKPHPLIPLESPVNKNLRKDDPLLNGGFLYDLGLEIEPIGGSTNNIVVDPMLESIRQDLMIKWGMDERGTSTQKIMSSAVPDIHLRISNLENSMKGDLAALRSENLLLLSKLQELEKRIVSKPKVKKKTSKKAVSRKIIKPIVKTASKTIKPKIKKSYKVRYDNALSDYRKRRFASAIKKFNALLAENNNNNLSDNAQYWIGECYYHMKLYSKAATGFGNVLNYKNSNKIDSAILMRGKAYKHLGRKSDAIAQFRTLVTNYPRSSYTKRARELISDLERI
- a CDS encoding MotA/TolQ/ExbB proton channel family protein is translated as MDIASLVGMLAGIGIIFHALSTGAAPLISFYNLPSIEIVLGGTIAATLLSFPIKEVLRVASVALIIFKKGGMETLGPFVNETVDLSRVARLGVTELEKEKESISNPFLRDGVQMIIDGYTELEIREIMESRIENREIREKWEENVLRTMAKFAPGFGMMGTLIGLIGMLVSMGASSDPSKTIGPNMAVALVTTFYGVLLANLLLVPMAEKFKSRIEQQTVMQNMLIEGVSMLYQKKHPLVVREKLNSFLPPSEWESDSDGGGEK
- a CDS encoding flagellar motor protein MotB, yielding MPENDNINQELILRKKKKKIPPADQTEQWLLTYGDMVTLMMTFFILLFSMSTIDPVKIRAFADSLSETIGHSKIERDEIDLAAIMKKVVDIVVEQNMQDNVSVRSDARGVTIDFKGDVAFKTGSADLSAAAKSLLDKLAPEINSALHATPPFPIAIEGHTDNVPLRKGGAFPSNWELSTARASATVRYLLEQGGVDAPPGKLSAIGYGDTWPKDTNSTPEGRASNRRIEILFLTIG
- a CDS encoding outer membrane protein transport protein, producing the protein MIKQKIRFSIIILLLIVPATKLSASGLGLKLVGARAFSLGGAFRGVANDFSAAYWNPAGMTRLNGFQLGFGAVGVRPLATITPKNLTPDVFNPNPADGGLYGLNNGYTIGETSLTKKTHLIPSFAFGYHSEGSNIAYGLSFSIPFGLGTNWDLFNLEQVNNYGNSFSSQYPKFDTESDIAILAIQPTVAYEFSEQLSVGVGFIYTIANKLSFRQPSFSNNPTLGTPFGTYQYPYLITDTILDGTGTGFGLNFGVMLEASEQLSIGVDVQYFTDIDVDGEVTATTYFPFNKDKFEFISGLLADPSLDDATKALYTAAAGVYSGATLVNTSNAATTTVPLPLEIGVGIGYQVNEKLLIAADFMFTQWSAWDEIPININKDFDGDGVNDVTTLVEHWDDVNKYSIGLEYLIMDSDDRLTFLRLGFTSDGSPIPDETLGAFIPDIGTKNSVFVGLGLNMGKITIDLAAQTMFVDDRTINKVSLFNGDPTDQTNLPGNWSLEESALVAGLAYSF